From the genome of Phlebotomus papatasi isolate M1 chromosome 2, Ppap_2.1, whole genome shotgun sequence:
aaaccacaatgctctaaaatcaaaaccataatactctaaaatcaaaaccctgatactctaaaattaaaaccatgaaactctaaaatcaaaaccatgatactctaaaatcaaaaccataagactctaaaatcaaaaccataagtttctaaaatcaaacccataggtttctaaagtcaaaaccataagtttctaaaatcaaaacctaaatgctctaaaatcaaaaccacgatactctaaaattaaaaccatgagactctaaaatcaaaaccacgatactctaaaatcaaaaccatgagactctaaaatcaaaaccataagtttctaaaatcaaacccataagtttctaaaatcaaaaccacaagtttctaaaatcaaaaccacaatgctctaaaatcaaaaccacgatactctaaaatcaaaaccataatagtataatagaattcaaaaccactatactcttatttcgaaacgatgatttcgctaagatcaaaaccaaaatagtcttaactcgaaacctctatactctaaaatcaaaaccatgaccttctaactttaaaacttctgtatgctctatcagtgttcgaaactacgattctctaaaatcaaacccactgttctcctattattaagcacaatttattctattttttaaactatcatactcttttagagaaattcaagcgcaaaatatctcaattataggggaaaatagtttgaaattcttgtactcttgattcaaaaccacgtttcttaattttttctaactcaaaatttttctctgtgtagggCAACCTCGTTTCCTTGAAGCACCAAAATCTCCCACTAAAGACTTttcaggctgggtcgtcctcatccttgcaaACCAGATTACCAGCCAATCGGAGCCTACTAAGGCGTATTTGCTTGAtgacagttacctctcggtagcgcttGTACATCTCACAGTTTTATAGGCTTTGTGACTAACGGAGCCAAAAATCCGTCATGTAATCCTCTtctaaattttttcaatttttttcaaatttacggaagcccgtaatgaagcgaattaaaatatgataatacccaatgtctggtactatttgcttgctccagcatttttgagaatagtcacaaaattaccttttagaaattggctcgataaacgtattttcttacaaaatagaggaaaattactttcacaaagttgcagagcggtaaatttcctataaaattgcgcTGATTAGAAATTTGTGAAgcactcgagtagcttgtaaaaaaaaatcaaatatccgttttgtgactttttgccccagtctccctatattataaattctgaaaaacgTACTTCAGTTTCAGTCTGGAAGTTTAACCCAGTTCATGAAGGTTTTTAGGTTTTAAATggcaataaatttttagtaGTTTTTAAAgtctaataaatatttaacccTGAGCCAGATTTTTCCGAAAATTTTGCGTAATAAGCAGTTAGGAAAGCTCACATGAATCTCAAGTTTGAGTATTCCgaaaagctgggacgctttctCATTCCGTGCTGTAGCATTTATGGCATGAACCTGTCTTTCTGATGAAAGCTcactttcctgaaaaaatcgGTCAGCTTTACAGATAATAGGGACTAGGTACTCACTAGTAATACTATCTAGGAAAATTATTCATTGTATCAACCGAGTCTACCTCATGGAATTCCAAGAATATGATGAATCCACAATCATTGTGATATGCAATGAAACCTACACATTGGGCCACAGTCATCAAATAGCATTCTTTCTCTCTTTTTCGCGCTATCTAATCTAACAAAATAACTGATAAGCATAACTGAAGCCTcaatttgtgttaaaaaaaaggCGAAATAGAGATAATTTTAGGGCGAGGCGACGTTTTCACCTGCTGAACGATTCATTTTCCCACTTCTTGCCAGTCGCTTTCAACATACAAGGTGCAAAGTGGGTGGATTATATCAGTGCCTCTACCAAAGGATTAGCTACAGAAGAAAAGACGTTGCAAGGAATATTTTCTACTGGTTTAAAGTGCTAAAGTGAAAAGGGATTGTGTGAATTAAGTGAAGAGATCAATAAAGTGCTGGAAAAATGGCGGGAAAGGGCCAGGGACAGGGTGAAAATGCTGCAAAGCTGGAAAATCAAATAGCCTGCATTAAATACACAATATTCTGCTTCAACATTTGTGCTTGGGTAAGGgttgcaaaaaaagaaaagctcTCAGTGAATCATCATTTTCCAATGAATTTGTGTGGCTTTCGTGGTGAAAAAGGTGGTGAAAAAGTTAATTTCCTACGCCCATGGATTGCCTCATTCCTCTACGTACAATTTAGCCCTTATCTTATCAATACACCAGCCATGGAAAAGCCAGATAGGAAGAATTGAAAAATGAACGATTTCGCTGAATTGGTGCTTTTTCTCAGAATGTCCGGATGAGTAAGTTCTTGTTTTTGCCTTAGATGGTGGCTGCAGCTCTCTTTGCTCTCACCGTTTGGATAAGGGCTGAACCCGGTTTTGCTGATTGGGTGGATATCCTTGAGATTCATGCATACTACATTGGAATCTATATTCTTATTGGCATGAGTATTATTGTCATGGTTTCGTCTTTTCTGGGATGCTGCAGTGCCCTCATGGAACATTCACTTGCTCTATTCATGGTAGGTTTCTTAGACTCCCCCCCCCTGAGATGTCTGGATTTGATAAATTCCTCCTGAAATATTTCAGTTTATCGGTACACAATGCTTCTGCTTCATTGTTGGCACTGTTGGTGCTGCTGTTCTTCTGAGTTTCAGTACAATAGGCTCAAATGTTCAGCCCATGATCTACGACACAATCACCCGCCTCATTATGGCCTCATCTCATCATCAACCATCTGCTGATATCTTGAAGATGATTCAAGAATCTGTAAGTCCTAATTTCCTACTCCTCCCATAAACTCTCAACTAATTGACCTATTTCTGAAGATTGGCTGCTGCGGAGCTGATGGTCCCAATGACTATGTCATCCTGAAACATCCCCTGCCAAGAGAGTGCAGAGATACCGTAACTGGAAACGCCTTCTTCCATGGCTGCGTGGATGAATTGACGTGGTTCTTGGAGGATAAATCCGGCTGGGTAGCTGGTCTTGCCATGGCTCTAGCCCTCATGCATGTCATCAATGGTGTTATGAGCTTGGTCCTTATACAAGCACTCAAGAAAGAAGAAGGAGAAGTGCACGGATACAGACACTAAATTCCCCGACACAATCTTCAATAATCtgtttattttacatttagcTCCTCAAGatttttaatatcatttttatGTAGAGATCATCGATCCGTGGAAGATCATTGCTGACCGTTGATTCATGACACACACAGATACATTTATGATTTCATGCTTTTGTATACTTCTGGGCGAATAAAAACGTGTTTTAAGATAAGAAATTTCAAAagttattttacttatttaactGTTGGTTGTCTACCTGGTTTAATTATGAAGTAGAAGTGATTAAGTGATCGAAATCCTAAAGggaaaatttgtattttgatACGTCCTTGTGGAATTCTCAAAAACTTTGATCTTTTGATATCTGCTATACTTTTATTTGATTCTTTATgtaattctcatttttttttaaatttaaaatcctAATGCCTTTACCAATCCTAAAATCCAAGGTATGAATAGAATTATCTCAAATGAAGACGAAACCCAAGCAAAATGCAAGATTTggttcatgattttttttgataaatttttcctttGTAGAGCATTAAATTATCGTTCCAGGTAAACTATTAAAcatcttttaaatattctacaattttttttaatagttttaatttgttatttttatcaGGGGGATCTTTTCGTCCTTGTTTCTtagaaaaaggggtggcaaaacgtcccaggttttgcgaaatgttcgaactcgtgacttaaaagctatacctcaaaagtactttcgcatcatttcgatcgctcagaataagaaacgaataactcgcaataGACAacttttacaggagagcgatttgaagcagagattttacatgcagagtataagatttttgaggtttaaaatttacataactttgaaaataattaatttcaaatataatattcacagggaaggtagagggtataaagaagtatcgaaaagcgaataaaacgaattttgtaaGAAACCGAGTTGATCGacttcggtggcagccaaaatcccgaaagccaaaatcccgaatgtttaaaatcatgaaagggataaaattatatggaggaaaatattcagaatgatttcccaagacacagaagatttcccttagcctccagcaagcgcgggtgcaatcgtgggagtagctatgacatgcttaagaattcgggattttggctttcgggaggattttggctttcaagattttgatcgggacccgttcgacttatattctgagtcgtcgatttaccgtttaccggtactgaACCgttttgaatcgattcataaatcattcaatagatcccacaaaatagtttgaagagtaataaaaattctattcgaacaaaaattacttatcggtaaataaccggttcattaccggttcacaaccgatttaaaccgacttataaatcactcaaaatatttccaaaaatacaccccaggagtaatttaattgaatttcgtataaaaagtatttatcggttatgaaccggttcattactgattcaaaaccgattggaaccagttcagttttgtcgtaaattccaagacctttccaaagagccaaaacatgaccccattcgcttgataaatgcgcactctaaggtctttttaacttttgacgtTGAAAAACAGGTATTAGacatgattcaacggtattttcgtctaaggataAAATGTCCGCAtgggtaatttctaaaacatatccgaaaatgaacaaaatcgcacgacgcgttttcgagcaattgaCGATtcttggatcgacttatgggggggtggtcccccgaaggtcccaagtcgctatctcttaccgtttggcctctagagctggcaacggtcggacggacagacggacaaacagcgtgacgacatttctcagaaatcgtctgaaaagtGAAACGTGAAAAATCTTACCTATTCGTAGGTGGTACGTAGGTTTCTAGAACCAAAATAAACAacacaaaaaattaaagttaaataatataaataaaatataaaaaaatattaaaatatactaaatattacaagtaaaaaaaatataattaatttatcatttGAACATAAAAACAACAACTATACAAAGTATATTAAGTGAAACTTTCATTTCAAACTTCCAAAAAATTGGCCCTTGTACTTGATTTTGGGAAACCTTTGTGAATATCCTTACGATAGTTAATAGGTACTACTCATAAAATTGATTCGTCAAAAACGCAGTGAAAGTCATTGCGAGGAGATCTCGACCTTAGGGGTTGCCTGAACCTgaatatcttcctgaagtggtcGAGAATCGACGGGCACGGGCTGTGAACCTTAATGTCATGGACCCGTGACCATAATAGGAATAAGCTGccgaaaatgatgatgatgatgatgactcTTAAGATTACCATGAATTAAAgatccttttttttaaactttaaaaccCCTATGAATCCtaaactctttccggaccatgCCATATCTAGCGATTCAATGTCACTATTTTatgattaaaaatatcttagctcagaaaTTGATCAGGCACCTGCAAAGCATGTCTTTCATCTGGATATCCTTACAGCTTGCAACCATCCTTTAGGATCGCATTTTTATCGATACTAgatagtacaaaaaatgttttttttttaaatatccatATTTTCTTTGGGTTTGATGGGTTAGGTATAAACTCAGTTCTACTTCAGGGAAAGTAGATTTAGTACTAAAATTCTGATACACCCTGTTATATAGCACTtttcaaaaagtgattttactCTTTATAAAATTAAGCCACATCTGAATGTTGCATATTTTCTGGCGATTAAAAAATGTGTTCCCTTCTTGGTTTTCAATAAATGCTTTAATATTACAAAGAAATAGTGtgaagaaattattatttttaatagggCAATATTACTAAGAATATTACTTATCTTGTACTCGTAATAATACTGAATTAAAGTTATACAGATGTTAAAATGgtcattaaaagttttttttaataacaaaatGACTAAATGACTAAAGAAaagaattgaaagaaattaGCAGGAAGAAAGATAAGAAAAATTGTGggtaattatattttaaaataatttaacacTATTTGATTTGATCGATTTGATCGATTTTTATCTTTGTCAATATATCTATTCGAGTCTATTCGACTTGTCTATATTCATTCGTGTCAAGAGGTTAAACCGTATTGTCTATTATACTTCAATGCCATATCTCAATTGCTTCTCATTCTAATGACTAAGTATGAAACTAAATGTTAAAAAAGGAATGGCAAAGGGTCCAAATTTTTAGGAAGTGCTTGAACTCATGACTCGGATGCTATTACTTAAAAAtacttctcaaccgatttaaacctatttataaattactcaaaagatctccTAAAATAGTTTATGAGtaacaaaatcgatttttggacaaaaattacttatcaggtCATAACCAGATCATTACCGAAATATTCGTTTGgacaaatttaaaatagttttgatAAAGTAGAAGGGTTTGGTTTGGTGGGAAAAGAGGTGGAagaaaaaattggaattaaaaaaaaccaaagacCTATCATACACTAAAACCTAatgataagattttttttcataaagagaattgacttatcaatcTGATTTGTTTTGAAATGATGCAtaaaaactattcaaaaatgAATAATTCATAGTCATGGCTTAAGTAATAATACgaattacgagcaaatttgtttgagTTGCAGTGAAATATCTGTAAAATGTTAAaggctaaaaatcgattttcgtagaCGGCCGTCCTGTCCGTCGCGTGGTATAAGTACTTTTGGAGAGAgaatggaaagagatatcgacaagtggttttcggcaaaggttaaatgtcgataggtGGCTAGAAGTATAGGTGATTTCAGCTCTACCCCTCCCCCACCTTTCCTTCTGGCATTAGGGATCACGCCCAAAttatgttttctcaataactcagtccCGTATgacatcgatcgatctcaaattttagtatgttatagctgggcctaagagctttcgattaaaaccAAATTGAAGCCCCTCTGACCCACCTGGCCC
Proteins encoded in this window:
- the LOC129803359 gene encoding tetraspanin-2A, coding for MAGKGQGQGENAAKLENQIACIKYTIFCFNICAWMVAAALFALTVWIRAEPGFADWVDILEIHAYYIGIYILIGMSIIVMVSSFLGCCSALMEHSLALFMFIGTQCFCFIVGTVGAAVLLSFSTIGSNVQPMIYDTITRLIMASSHHQPSADILKMIQESIGCCGADGPNDYVILKHPLPRECRDTVTGNAFFHGCVDELTWFLEDKSGWVAGLAMALALMHVINGVMSLVLIQALKKEEGEVHGYRH